A region from the Pseudonocardia petroleophila genome encodes:
- a CDS encoding amidase, whose product MARALRAREVSARELVTAHLERIDEVDGRVNAVVTRVPERALAEADAADARLAAGEPVGPLHGLPIAHKDTHLTAGIRTTFGSPLLADFVPDADELVVERIRGAGAITIGKTNVPEFAAGSHTFNPVFGTTANPYARDRSAGGSSGGAAAALASGMHPLADGSDMGGSLRNPASFCNVVGLRPSPGRVPSHPSALPWATMGVQGPMARTVADAALLLSVLAGPDPRSPISLDDPGSTFGGPLDRDLAGLRVAWAPTLGGAVTVDPAVTAALAPAAAVFTGLGAHVEPDCPDLTGADDVFRTLRAWQFAATMGPQRDRVKAALAANIDDGRRLTGDDLARAELARAALFHRVRDFFTRYDVLLAPVSQVPPFDAALEHPTGIDGVPHPHYLDWMASAYLVSAAGLPALSVPAGFTPDGLPVGLQVVGPPRGDLLVLQVGHAFEQATQVGLRRPDV is encoded by the coding sequence ATGGCGCGGGCGCTGCGGGCGCGTGAGGTGTCCGCGCGCGAACTCGTCACGGCGCACCTCGAACGGATCGACGAGGTCGACGGTCGCGTCAACGCCGTGGTCACGCGCGTCCCGGAACGGGCGCTGGCCGAGGCCGACGCCGCCGACGCGCGGCTGGCCGCGGGGGAGCCGGTCGGCCCGCTGCACGGGCTGCCGATCGCGCACAAGGACACCCACCTGACCGCCGGGATCCGCACCACGTTCGGCTCGCCGCTGCTCGCCGACTTCGTCCCCGACGCCGACGAGCTGGTGGTCGAACGGATCCGCGGCGCCGGGGCGATCACGATCGGCAAGACGAACGTGCCGGAGTTCGCGGCCGGATCGCACACGTTCAACCCGGTGTTCGGCACGACCGCGAACCCGTACGCCCGCGACCGGAGTGCGGGCGGCAGCAGCGGCGGTGCCGCGGCCGCGCTGGCGTCGGGCATGCACCCGCTGGCCGACGGCTCCGACATGGGCGGCTCGCTGCGCAACCCCGCGTCGTTCTGCAACGTCGTCGGTCTGCGCCCGTCCCCCGGGCGCGTGCCGTCGCACCCGTCGGCGCTGCCGTGGGCGACGATGGGCGTGCAGGGGCCGATGGCCCGGACGGTCGCCGACGCCGCGCTGCTCCTGTCGGTGCTGGCCGGACCGGACCCGCGCTCCCCGATCTCCCTCGACGACCCCGGCTCGACGTTCGGCGGCCCCCTCGACCGCGACCTCGCCGGCCTGCGCGTCGCCTGGGCCCCGACGCTCGGCGGCGCGGTCACCGTCGACCCGGCGGTCACGGCCGCGCTCGCCCCGGCCGCCGCCGTCTTCACCGGCCTCGGGGCGCACGTCGAACCGGACTGCCCCGACCTCACCGGCGCCGACGACGTCTTCCGCACCCTGCGGGCCTGGCAGTTCGCCGCGACGATGGGCCCGCAGCGCGACCGGGTCAAGGCCGCGCTCGCCGCCAACATCGACGACGGCCGTCGCCTCACCGGCGACGACCTCGCCCGCGCCGAGCTCGCCCGCGCCGCCCTGTTCCACCGCGTCCGCGACTTCTTCACCCGCTACGACGTGCTGCTCGCCCCCGTCTCGCAGGTCCCGCCGTTCGACGCCGCCCTGGAGCACCCGACCGGGATCGACGGCGTGCCGCACCCGCACTACCTCGACTGGATGGCCTCGGCGTACCTGGTCTCCGCGGCCGGGCTGCCCGCGCTGTCGGTGCCCGCCGGGTTCACCCCCGACGGCCTGCCGGTCGGGCTGCAGGTCGTCGGCCCGCCCCGCGGCGACCTGCTGGTCCTGCAGGTCGGGCACGCGTTCGAGCAGGCCACGCAGGTGGGGCTACGCCGTCCCGACGTGTGA